The proteins below are encoded in one region of Triticum aestivum cultivar Chinese Spring chromosome 1B, IWGSC CS RefSeq v2.1, whole genome shotgun sequence:
- the LOC123083165 gene encoding wall-associated receptor kinase 1: MSTPNSQFHSHPLLRLWLPVIQLVILAAAAEQQQGCRDKCGHISIPFPFGIGRGCFRHGFEVVCNDSSYPPRAFLAGKRISRLSSSPLDPENGSDWSFSSIELVSISVATGKARVYAPVSYLCSTNLNRTFSAIYNIHLAHTPFAVSATRNILVGVGWRVDAFVTFIDFPLRWPYTVMFACSARARNLLPSVTPTNGSCTGRGCCHTTIPPDNNLGNLLSFSVKGEVPNERWEDYPCSYAMLVDKSWYNFSTPDMEGNRTLLKRFPRGVHIALDFAAGNTSCPAKGQPPPPDYACISGNSSCANSTHTPGYICKCWDHYAGNPYITHGCQDIDECKLPHVYPCSNGGICKNRLGGYDCPCKFGMKGDGKAGTCSDIFTPAAKAAVGAIGGILLMAVLSFLLILHKEKKKTEEFYKKNGGPTLEKADVIKLFKKGELKPILRSSNLIGKGYFGEVYKGLLDNKLVAIKKPINGSVLESEQFANEVIIQSRVIHKNIVRLIGCCLEVDAPMLVYEFISQGSLLDILHNSNNKVALNLDTRLSIAAQSADGLAYMHSKTNSTILHGDVKPANILLDDNFVPKISDFGISKLIQRDKQHTGQVIGDMNYMDPVYLQEGRLTEKSDVYSFGIVILELISRRRAIHSENNSLVKGFLEAHKKQKKTTEFYDKEIAITKDLELLDSLADIVVECLSLDVDQRPTMMEVAEQLLVLGRSRKA, translated from the exons ATGAGCACCCCAAATTCCCAATTCCATTCCCACCCACTACTGCGGCTGTGGTTGCCAGTAATCCAACTAGTCATCTTGGCCGCCGCGGCTGAGCAGCAGCAAGGTTGCCGTGACAAGTGCGGCCACATCAGCATCCCCTTCCCTTTCGGCATCGGCCGCGGCTGCTTCCGCCATGGCTTCGAGGTCGTGTGCAACGACTCCTCGTATCCCCCTCGCGCCTTCCTTGCTGGCAAAAGAATATCCAGGTTGTCGTCGTCCCCACTGGATCCCGAGAACGGGAGCGATTGGTCCTTCTCGTCGATCGAGCTTGTGAGCATATCAGTCGCCACGGGCAAGGCACGGGTGTACGCCCCGGTCTCGTACCTCTGCAGCACAAATCTCAACAGGACCTTCTCCGCGATCTACAATATTCACTTGGCCCACACGCCGTTCGCCGTGTCGGCGACGCGCAATATTCTCGTCGGCGTCGGCTGGAGAGTCGATGCTTTCGTGACTTTCATCGACTTTCCGCTGAGGTGGCCGTATACGGTCATGTTCGCCTGCAGTGCTCGTGCACGCAATCTCCTGCCAAGTGTGACCCCAACAAACGGGTCGTGCACGGGGAGGGGCTGCTGCCACACCACCATCCCACCGGACAACAACCTCGGCAACTTGTTAAGCTTTTCTGTCAAGGGCGAGGTCCCCAACGAGCGGTGGGAAGACTACCCGTGCTCCTACGCCATGCTGGTGGACAAGTCATGGTACAACTTCTCTACGCCAGACATGGAGGGCAACAGGACGCTACTCAAAAGGTTCCCCCGGGGCGTCCACATCGCGCTCGATTTCGCCGCCGGGAACACTTCGTGTCCGGCCAAGGGACAGCCACCCCCTCCGGACTACGCCTGCATCAGCGGCAACAGCTCTTGCGCCAACTCAACACATACTCCTGGCTATATCTGCAAGTGCTGGGACCATTACGCTGGCAACCCTTACATCACTCACGGATGCCAAG ATATTGATGAATGCAAGCTCCCGCATGTGTATCCCTGCTCAAATGGCGGGATCTGCAAAAACAGGCTCGGAGGCTATGACTGTCCATGCAAGTTCGGGATGAAAGGCGACGGCAAAGCGGGAACCTGCTCAGATATATTCACTCCAGCGGCCAAGGCGGCTGTGG GTGCCATTGGCGGTATTCTTCTGATGGCTGTTTTAtcatttcttcttattcttcacaAAGAGAAAAAGAAGACGGAAGAATTCTACAAAAAGAATGGTGGCCCTACATTAGAGAAGGCAGATGTcattaaacttttcaaaaaggggGAGCTCAAGCCAATTTTGAGGAGTAGTAACTTAATTGGAAAAGGTTACTTTGGTGAAGTTTACAAGGGCCTTCTTGACAATAAATTAGTTGCAATAAAGAAGCCGATTAATGGTAGTGTGCTAGAGAGTGAACAATTTGCAAATGAAGTCATCATCCAATCTAGAGTCATTCACAAGAACATTGTCAGGCTCATTGGTTGTTGCCTTGAAGTTGATGCCCCTATGCTGGTCTACGAGTTTATCTCTCAAGGTAGCCTCCTTGACATCCTTCACAACAGTAATAACAAGGTGGCCCTCAACTTGGATACACGTTTAAGTATTGCAGCACAATCAGCGGACGGTCTAGCTTATATGCACTCAAAAACAAATAGTACAATTCTACATGGTGATGTTAAACCAGCAAATATACTCCTGGATGATAACTTTGTTCCCAAGATTTCAGACTTCGGCATATCTAAGTTGATTCAGAGAGACAAGCAACACACTGGACAAGTCATCGGCGACATGAATTATATGGATCCAGTATATCTACAAGAAGGCCGACTCACTGAAAAAAGTGATGTCTATAGTTTCGGAATTGTGATCCTAGAGCTTATTAGTAGGAGGAGGGCCATACATTCTGAGAATAATAGCTTGGTAAAAGGCTTTCTTGAAGCACATAAGAAACAGAAGAAAACGACTGAGTTTTATGACAAGGAAATTGCAATAACAAAAGATTTGGAGCTTCTTGATAGTCTGGCAGATATAGTCGTGGAATGCCTTAGCCTTGATGTAGACCAAAGACCAACGATGATGGAGGTAGCGGAGCAACTGCTCGTACTAGGCCGGTCTCGTAAAGCGTAG